TCACTGGGCGTTAAATCTCCTAGAGCTAAACGGAACAAGTAACATTATGAACTATGATGTACATCTAATCTAAATTGTGCGTGAGCGAAGTTGAGAATAACAAGGGTTTTTGAGGAACTTTCTCGGGAGAGGGTTCCGGGCCCGTTTCCGTCATTTTCAACGCATCATTTTGCGAAGGCCATCGAAGTGATTGGTAATGAAGGTCCAGTAGGACGGATAAGACTTTCTGAAGTTCTTAGGCTAGGAGAGGGAACTACTCGGACATTAATCAAACGCCTAAAGGACATCGGCTTAATCAAAATTTCTAAGTTGGGTATTGAACTTTCGCCAAGTGGAAGGAAAATCCTCAATGAATTGAAGTCAAAGATCGTGCAATCCGCAAATGTTAGCAAAAATCCCCTGACAGTTGGAACCTATAATGTTGGGATCCTAATTAGAGATTCCGCTCATAAAGTTCGGTATGGTGTAGAGCAACGTGATGCCGCAATAAAAGTTGGGGCGAAGGGGGCGACTGTGTTAATATTTAAGGATGGGCGTTTGTCTGCGCCTGCAGTGAGCAGTGACGTTGAGAAGGACTGGCCGGAAGTTGCGAGGCAGATTTTGAAGATTTTTCGCCCGGCGGAGAATGATGTTATTGTGATCGGGAGCGCTGATACCGAGGTTAAGGCAGAGGAAGGTGCGAGGGCTGCGGCTTGGATCTTATTGGAAGACTATTAGAAATATTTTTGGAAAAGGTTAAATATAAATCTGGCTTCTCTCCTTGAGCAGCCAGTTTTGGGTATGAAAGGTAAGAGCTCATCGTAGGTTGGCATGGTCTTGGAGATTAAAATCTTAGAGAAAACTGATACCCGCGTAGTCTTTACGGTTCGTGGAATCTCCACTCCATTTGCCAATGCTCTCCGCCGCATTATGATCGCTGAGGTTCCAACTATGGCTATCGATGACGTGATAGTTGTTGAGAACTCATCTGCGGTAAATGATGAAGTCATTGCGCATCGGCTTGGGTTGATCCCGTTGAAAACCGACCTTGACACCTACCTTCTTCCTGAAGAGTGCACATGTCATAGTGAACTAGGATGCAATCGTTGTCGTGTGGCATTAACTCTGGAGGCTGCTGCTGGTGAATCTACGCGCACCGTTTATTCGGGTGAAATCAAATCCGAGAATCCTGAGGTAGTTCCAATTAGTGATAAAATTCCAATAGTCAAACTAGCTCCTGGTCAGCGAATCAGGATGGAATTATATGCTCGCCTGGGAAAGGGAAAAACACATGCAAAGTGGCAACCGGTCTCGGCGTGTTCTTACAAGTATTTTCCAGCAATTAACGTTGCTGTGAAAAGATGCGATGCTTGTGGCGAATGCGTCGCGATATGCCCAAAACATATTCTGAAAATTGTAGACGGGAAGCTTAGGGTTGAAAATCTGTTACAATGCACTTTATGTGGTGAATGTGTGAAACGTTGTCCCAAAAAGCCTCCGGCGATTAAGGTGGAAAGCGAGCCTGATGCCTTCATATTTTTCGTTGAGTCTACTGGTGCCTTACCTGTTGAACGAATTGTATCTGAAGCGGCTCGAATACTGCTGACAAAGATCGAAGAGTTCATCGCCCAAGCGTCTAAATTGGGGGAATCCAACGCGTGACCGGGATGCCAACGAATCCTGAATTAATTAGATTAATTCGTGTCCTCAAAAAGGCTGCGAATAAGAATGGGGCAGCTATTTGGCGAGATTTAGCGCAGCGGCTTAGTAAAGCGAGATCTCGGAGGGTAGCTGTTAACCTCAGCCGAATTAATCGCTATTCAACTTCAGGTGAAACCATTTTAGTTCCTGGCAAGGTTTTAGGAGCTGGAATAATCGGTCATCCAGTCAAAGTGGCAGCATTCCAATTTTCTGAGCAGGCGAAGCTCAAAATCGCTAAAGCTAAGGGTAAGTGTCTTACAATCGAGGAGTTGATGGAAAAAAATCCGCGGGGATCAAATGTTAAGATTATTGGGTGAACTTGTTAATGTCGAAACATGAAGAAAATATTGTCATATTTGATGCTGCTGGACTTATTTTAGGGAGGGTGGCTAGTGTTGCTGCCCGGTTATTGCAGGCAGGTAAAACCGTCGTAGTCATTAATGCGGAGAAAAGTGTGATTTCCGGTAGGCCTAAAAGTGTAATCAAAGCTGCGAAAGAATTTCTTGAGGTTAAGGGTCGCGCAGATCCAAGGTCAGGGCCTTTTCACCCAAGGCGTCCTGACGAAATTGTTAGACGAACAATTCGGGGGATGCTGCCTTGGGATAAACCAAAGGGCAAAACTGCTTATCGTCGATTGAGAGTATACATTGGTTTCCCTGAGGAACTTAAAAAAGGTAGGGTTGAGACAATTCAAGATGCTAGCGCTACTAAACTTCGGTGTCCATTTATTACAGTTGGGGAACTTGCAAAGGAGCTTGGTTGGAAGCCAGTTGGTGAATAATTATGCCTGTTGCGAAGAGACGGGTTTTACTATTAAGCGGTAAAAGAAAGACTGCAATTGCAAGAGTAGTAATGCGTCCAGGAAAGGGGCGGGTTCGGATTAATAATATTCCGATTGAGGTTTATCAACCTGAGGTGGCTCGGGAGAAAATTCGAGAACCTTTACTCCTATCTGGGGATGCATGGAAGGATGTGGATATCGCTGTAAAGGTTCGGGGAGGCGGCTTTATGGGGCAGGCTGAAGCTGCACGGATGGCTATTGCCCGTGCTATTGTGGAGTGGACAAGGAGTCACGAGGTAAAGCGGGCCTTCACTGACTATGATCGAACTATGCTTGCTGGTGATCCTCGTCGAACTGAACCTAAAAAATTTGGAGGTCCAAGCGCCAGAACACGCCGTCAGAAAAGCTATCGGTAATTCTATTTCAACCAAAATATGTTAGTGAACACCTGGTAAACGTTTGGAAATTGGTTATAACATGTCTAGGCTGTTTTTTAGCGTTGTTTAAATAGGACATAACCTTTTTAGGATAGACGGATGTAGACTCTGGAAACCGCTTGGAGTTATGGCTATGATGGTTCCCGTGCGTTGTTTTACCTGTGGGGCAGTTATTGGTGATAAATGGGAAGAATTTTCTAGGCGTGTTAAAAATGGGGAAAGCGCTGGTAAGGTTCTTGATGAGCTTGGGGTGAAACGTTATTGCTGTCGCAGGATGTTGTTATCTCATGTTGACATCATCGATGAAGTCCTGAAATTTTATGAAGAGGCTGAGAGAAGAAAGGGGGAGCTTCGTTGAATGAAAGGGCAGACCAACGCACCGACTGTTATTGAAGATGTGCGGGGTCGAATAATCTTCGACAGTCGAGGCTCAGAAACTCTTGAGGTTGATGTTATTACCATGGGAGGGTTTGGCAGGGCGGCTGCTCCAGCAGGGAAGAGTGTTGGAAGGTTCGAGGTTGCTTCTTATCCTGCTCGGGGGATCAACCACGCTGTACGGCAGGTTGAAGAGGTTATCGCTCCAGAGCTTATTGGAATGAACGCGGATGAACAGGAAATCATCGACAATCTTCTTCATGAAATTGATGGAACCGCAAATTTCTCGAATATTGGGGGGAATACTGCCTACGCTGTTTCACTGGCTGTAGCTGAAGCAGCAGCATCTTCGCGGGGAATTCCACTTTTTCAACACTTAGCTGGAGTTACTGCTAATGAATTTCCTCATCCTCTGGGCAATGTACTCTGCGGTGGAAAACATGCTGGCAGAAGGGCACCTGACATTCAAGAATTTTTAGTTCTCCCAATTAACATTAAGTCGTTCGTTGAAGCTGTTGAAGCAAACATTAAAGTCCACAGCGAAGTTCGAAGGTTAATCGAGAAAGTTGACCTGAGTTTTACTGGCGGAAAGGGAGATGAGGGAGGCTGGGCTCCTAATCTTGATAATGAAAAAGCCCTGGAGCTTGTGGTAAAGGCTTGCGAAACTATTTCTGATGAGACTGGGGTGGAAGTCAGGCCAGCCTTAGATTTTGCATCGTCCACGATTTGGGATGCCAAAAAGGAACGATATGTTTACTCCCGAGATGGAATTGAACGAGACCAGGGTCAGCAAATAGATTATGTGAAGTATTTAATTCAGAAGTATCGGCTAAGTTATGTTGAGGATCCGCTTCATGAGGAAGATTATGTCGGCTTTACTCAACTCACGAAGGAAGTTAAAAAATGTCTGATTTGTGGAGATGACCTTTTCACAACGAATAAAGAGCGTTTAGAGCGTGGAATAAAAGCGGGGGCTGGGAATGCTATAATCATAAAACCGAATCAGATCGGAACTCTTACTGATGCGTATGCAACTGTTAAACTTGCAAAGAATGCGGGTTATATCCCGGTTTTGTCGCATCGCTCTGGGGAGACGGTTGGTGCACATTTATCTCATTTAGCCATCGCGTTTGGATGTCCCATTATTAAAACTGGGGTGGTTGGTGGGGAAAGATTAGCTAAGCTTAATGAGTTAATTAGAATTGAAGAGACTCTTGGTAGTAGGGCAAAAGTTGCAAGGTTGGAGGTTTTAGATTAAATTGTCGGATACAAAGGCGAAAAATGTGGATAAAGACAGTGTAAAAAGGAAGATTGAAGAGGAAGAAATCGCGGCTGCGGCTACTACTGAACTTTTACTGCCAATTGATACACTACTTTCTGCGGGTATTCACATTGGTACACGGATTAAAACTAAGGATATGGAGCCGTTTATTTTTCGCGTGAGACCCGATGGGCTTTTCGTATTAGATGTGAAGAAAACGGATGAGCGGATAAGGGCTGCGGCGAAGTTTATCGCACGATTCGAGCCCCCTCGAGTTGTTGTGACCTCCGCTCGTCTATATGGAAGGGTCCCTGTAAAGAAGTTTTGTGAAATTACTGGGGCCACCGTCATATTAGGGCGTTTCATGCCCGGACTTTTTTCAAATCCGTCCTATTCCGGGTATATTGAGCCGCAAGTTCTTATTGTTACTGACCCGAAAGCGGATAAGCAAGCGGTTTCAGAGGCTTCTGTTGTCGGTGTACCAGTCATTGCTCTTTGTGATACCGACAATACGTTCGCTGATATTGATTTCGCAATTCCTACAAATAATAAAGGTCGGCGAGCGTTAGCAACTGTATATTGGCTTCTGGCTAGACAGGTTCTCAGGGAGAGGGGTGAACTTCCTCCGGATGGTAACCTCCCAGTTTCAATTGATGATTTTGAAACCAAACTGGCTGAGACGGAGGAAGCTACCGAAGAATCTCAATCGTCTTAAATGGAGGAGTTACCGATGAAAGTGAGGCGTCCATGCCAAGCTGGGGCATTCTACGCAGGCAGTCCCACAGCTTTGCATGCGGAGATCGAGGAATGTTTTCTACATCGTCTTGGTCCTGGTAAACTCCCGAAACTTCAAGAGACTGGGCCGAGAAGGATTCTAGCGTTAATCAGCCCACACGCTGGTTATATGTATTCTGGTCCTGTTGCAGCCCATTCGTATTATGCTTTAGCGTTAGATGGAAAACCTGCCCTTATTGTTATTTTAGGTCCTAATCATACAGGCTTGGGCAGCGGTATTTCGATTATGGCTGATGGTAGTTGGAAGACCCCTTTTGGCAATGTTGAAGTCGATAAGGAAGTTGCGGAAAAAATTTTGCGCGCTTCAAAATTGATTGATGTTGACGATACTGCTCACGCATATGAGCATTCAATTGAGGTTCAACTTCCATTTCTCCAATACCTCTATGGATCAGCTTTCAGGTTTGTTCCCATTTGCATGATGTTGCAAGACTTGGAAACAAGTCAGGAGGTTGGAGCGGCTATTGCTAATGCCGTGTCAGGGATAGACGTGGTTCTTATCGCCTCCACCGATTTTTCACATTATGTGCCTCAACTTGAAGCTGATAGAAATGATCACCTAGCTTTAGATGCTATTTTAAAACTGGATGAAGTCCAATTGCAATCAGTTGTTGAAACATATAACATTTCTATGTGCGGTTACGGTCCTGTGACGGCAGTGATAACCGCTGCAAAACAGTTGGGCGCTTCCTCTGCCAACCTCCTCTGTTACAGGACTAGTGGCGATGTGACAGGGGATCGCTCGGCAGTTGTGGGTTATGCGGCTGTTAGTATTGTCAAATAATTTTGGTAACTTCTTAGGAAACCAGAATCTTCTTTTTTAAATGAGTCTAGCGTTAAACTAAACCGCCTTAATAGCGCGTATTTAGATAAAAAGCCACTCTCTTAGAAGGTTGCTCGAACGGTTTTTAGAAAGCTTTTTCCAGGATCCCGCGTAACTTTGCATGAGGTATCTCTGAGGGTTAGCCTTGAAGGTTTATGCCTCAGCTCCTGGCAAAGTAATTCTTTGTGGTGAGCACGCTGTTGTTTTCTCTGAACCAGCTATTGTTATGGCGATTAACAAGCGTGCCTTCGTTTCCGTGGAGCTACGTAGTGATAATGCGATTTACATTTCCTCTAAGGATCTAAATCTTTCAGGTTATTTTACAGGCAGGAGGTTTAAGTCTGAAGGTGACGAGAGCGAAGCTGCTAGGAAGCTTCGACCAATTTGGGTCGCGGTTAGAAAAACATTGGAATTATCAAATAAAAATCACGGGGTGAACGTCTTCATTCATTCTGAGATTCCTTCATCTATGGGGTTGGGATCTTCGGCTGCCGTTGCCGTTGCAACAGTGGCAGCAGTTGGGCGAGCGATTGGACTGCGAATTTCTAAGGGGGAGATTTGTTCGGTTGCCCATGAGGCTGAGAAAATTGTTCACGGTCAAGCATCTGGGATTGACACTAACGTTTCGACTTACGGTGGGATTATCGCGTTTAGACGTGATGAAGGTTTCGTTCGATTGGAAACGCATGCTAATATCTCTATAGTTATTGGGAATACAAAAATAGAACGATCAACCGGAGATCTCGTCCAGCACGTTTACCGGTTGAGGGAACTTTATCCTAACGTTGTTAATCCATTAATTCATGCTATTGGACACATTTCGGTTATGGCTGCAGAAGCTTTGCGTAGGGGCAACCTTTCTCAGCTTGGTAGCCTCATGAATATCAACCATGGCTTACTTGTTGCAATTGGAGTCTCACATGAAAAGTTAGATCAACTGGTAGCTGTGGCGAGAAAGGCAGGAGCACTTGGTGCGAAGCTTACTGGCGCTGGCGGTGGAGGGTGTATGATTGCGCTTACAACGCCTGGTAAGACAAAACTTGTAGCTGACGCACTTTCTAGAGCTGGAGGAGATCCTTTAATTATCCGTGGATCAGCTGGAGGTGTGCGGACTTGGATAGCTTAACTATCCTTAAGCTCGGAGGTAGCGTTGTCACAAAGAAGGATAAGCCGTTTACTCCTGACCTAGAGGCAATAGACCGATTGGCCATAGAAATTGCAAAAGCGGGCGTTAAACCGCTTATAATTATTCATGGTGGTGGATCATTCGGTCACCCTGTGGCAGAAGAGTATAAACTTAAGGAGGGTTATCGGCGCGCTTCCCAAATTTTGGGCTTTACGAAAACGAGACAGGCGATGACTACTCTTAACGGGTACATTATTGATGCGCTCATCCGCTATCGCATCCCAGCGGTTGCCGTTCAACCCTCAGCATGTACCATTACAAAGGAGGGACGTATATTTCATATTGACGTGAAGCCGATGTTAATGATGCTTAAAACTGGTTTCGTGCCGGTTATGTATGGCGATGCAGTTCCAGATTTGACGCTAGGTTTTACTATTTTGTCAGGGGACCAACTGATCGCAAATTTGGCTAGCGCTCTTTCTGCCAAACGGGTAATAGTTGGCGTTGATGTTGACGGGTTATATACCGCCGATCCAAAACTTGATCCAAATGCGCAACTCATTGTCTCTCTGAATTTTGAGGAATTAAATCGCGTCAAGTTAGCCATGAGTGGCTCAACATCTTTAGATGTTACTGGTGGAATGCTTGGAAAAGTTACTGAGTTAATGTCGGTTGTAAAAAGGGGTGTTGAGGTAATCATCGTAAACGCTAGTATGCCTAATCGCGTGTATCAAGCTCTACTGAATGAGGATGTTGTAGGAACAACGTTGAGGTTCAGGTGACGATATTGGCATCCAAGCAAACTGAAGAAAGAAAACTTAACCATCTTGAGATTTGTTTGAGAAAAAATGTTCAGGCAAGGTTGGTTAGCACAGGGTTTGAAGATATTCAGCTGATCCATCGGGCTTTACCGGAAATTAATTTTGGGGAGGTTAATACCGCTATCGAGATCTTTGGGCATAAGCTTTCCGCTCCCTTAATTATCGCTGCGATGACAGGCGGAACAGCCCAAGCTGCTAAGATTAATTCAGTGCTTGCGGAAGCTGCGGAGCAACTTGGACTTGGAATAGGTGTGGGGAGTCAGAGGGTTGCAATTGAAAATTCAAATTTAACTTACACTTTTAGAATTGTTAGGGAAAAAGCTCCTACGGCCTTTTTAATTGCGAATATTGGGTGTCCACAGTTAACTCGGGGGTATGGTCTAAAAGAAGCTGAGGCAGCGGTTAAAATGATTGAAGCCGATGCCTTGGCCATTCATATGAATCCCTTGCAAGAAGCCATTCAAGCTGAGGGAGAAACAAGTTATCGGGGAGTTCTGGCAAAAATTGAGGAAATTTGTCGTGGTATATCGGTTCCAGTTATTGCAAAAGAAACTGGTGCGGGAGTGGCTGCTGAGGATGCGAAGGCCCTTGAAAGCGTAGGAGTGAAGGGGATAGACGTTGGGGGAGCGGGTGGAACCAGTTGGGCTGCAGTAGAATATTATCGGGCATTAGGGGCTCGAAATTTGCTTCATCAACGTCTCGGCAAAACATTTTGGGATTGGGGAATTCCAACAGCTGTAAGTTTGATTGAAGTGAAACATTCCACAGGGTTAACCGTTATTGCTACTGGTGGAATGCGCACTGGAGTTGATGTTGCTAAGGCTCTCGCCTTAGGAGCTGATGCTGTTGGACTTGCGCTTCCGCTTCTTAAACCATCCCTCCATGGACTTAAGACATTAGTTACTAAACTCCAATTTATAATCGAAGAGTTGAAAACAGCAATGTTTCTGGTAGGTGTCACTGAGGTTCGTGACTTGCAAAAGGTGCCTGTTGTGATAACTGGGCGGTCGGCTGAGTGGCTTCGCGCTAGGGGATTTCAAGTTGAGGAATTTGGAGGTCGGAGATTATGATGAGCGAATCCCTTAGCAATCAATTAAACGAGGTTTCGAGGAAGGTAAATGCAATTATCGAGAGGGTTATGAAGACTGAAAAAGAACCAAGGATGCTCTACGCTGCTGCTCAACACCTAATGAAGGCGGGAGGGAAACGACTTCGCCCGTTCCTTGTATTAAAGGCGTGTGAGTTGGTGGGTGGGCGAGAAGAAAGTGCGTTGTCATCCGCTGTCGCAGTTGAACTTCTTCACAACTTCACGTTGATACATGACGACATAATGGATCGTGATGAAAAACGTAGGGGTGTTCCAACGGTGCATACATTATGGGGTGAGCCGCTTGCTATAACGGCTGGCGACCTACTCTTTGCAAAGGTTTTTGAGGTTATCCTCCGTTATAGTGATCCAAAATATCTTTCTCCGGAGAAAATCATTCAGATTTTGAAGACCTTGTCGATTGCAACTATTGCTATTTGTGAAGGGCAAGCACTTGATATTGAGTTCGAACGTCGTGAGAACGTTTCAGAAGAAGAATATTTCACGATGATTGGTGGTAAAACTGCTTCTCTTTTTAAGGCCGCAGCGGAATCTGGAGCAATCGTGGGAGGAGGTTCGCCTGAGCAAATTCGCAGGTTGGGTATCTATGCCTACAATAGCGGTTTGTCCTTTCAAATAGCTGATGATGTTTTAGGTCTGACGGCAAATGAAGAGGCTTTAGGAAAGCCTGTTGGGAGTGACATTAAGGAAGGTAAGAAAACCATCCTGATTGTTCACGCGTTAAAACATGCTACCCTCGAACAGCGGAGAAATATTTTAGCAGCGATGGGAAACCGAGCTGCCACTAGCGATCAGATTGAGCGGGTAATTGAAATTATTCGTTCGCTTGGTTCAATTGAGTACGCTACCCAAAAGGCGGTGGAATTGATAACAGTTGCGAGAGAGCAACTTAATTTTTTCCCAGATGTACCAGCTAAGAGAGCGTTACTAGAATTAGCAGATTTTTTGGTTGTACGAAAATATTAGGAGTCAATGTAATGCTCCAAAGTAGAATTTTCAATGCATGGAAAATACTTACTATATGGAAGTTTCAGTCAATGACAAGTAGAATTGTTTTTTATACCATTCTTTTAATTACTGAAAAAGCCTCGATGCCAATTAGCGCAGTTTAGACGGTGGTTGCACTGTTGAGTTTGAAGGAGATCACGCATATCATACGAAAGTACGCGGTCCTTAATGCCGTTCAGCACGGTGGAAAGGCGCAGGTTGCTCCCGTAACTGGCAAGGTTCTGGCTGAGAGACCTGAACTCAAGTTAAGGATAAAGGAGTTAACACCAATGGTTGCAGAGATTGTGCGAGAGATAAACGTTTTGCCCACCGCTGAACAGCGACGAATCCTCGATGAAAACTGGCCCGAGCTGTTAGTCGAAGAGAAGGTCAAACCTGAGGAAAAAGTTCTTCCACCATTGCCAAATGTTGATAAATATGAGAAGGTTATCACTCGGTTTTCTCCAAATCCCGACTGTGTTTTGCATCTGGGCTCTGCACGAGCTATTATTCTCAGTCATGATTATGCCCGATTGAATAAAGGTAAGTTTTATCTCCGTTTCGAAGATACCGATCCTAGATTAAAAAAATCCGCTCTCGAGTTTTACGATTTGATTCGCGAGGACCTAATTTGGTTAGGTTGTAAATGGGATGCTGAGTTCATTCAAAGCGATCGGATCCCTATTTACTACGAGTTCGCTGAAAAACTCCTGTCCGCTGGGCAGGCTTATGTTTGCACATGTAAGGTTGAGGATTTCCGGCGAAAAATTCGTGCCAGTCGGGCATGTCCATGCCGGGGCCTTCCGCCGGAAGAGCACCTGTTTCGTTGGGAGAAAATGTTAAATGGTGTGTTTGGTGAAGGCGAGGCGGTTGTTCGGGTTAAAACAGATTTGCTTCATCCTAATCCAGCGGTTCGAGATTGGCCTGCCCTACGGATAATTGATACAAAGCGTTTCAAACATCCGCGTGTGGGTGATCGCTACCGGGTATGGCCTCTTTATAACTTTGCATGTGGTTTAGACGATCACCTGCTAGGTATAACGCACATCATTCGTGGTAAAGAACATTTAACAAACGAAGTTCGTCAGCGGTACTTGTATGAGTATTTCAAATGGACGTATCCGGAAGCTATTCACTACGGTCGATTAAAAATTATGGGCGCTGTGCTTAGTAAATCAAAGCTTCTTAAAGACTTTAGGGAAAAGGTATACACAAGTTGGGACGACCCACGTTTAGCTACATTTGCTGCACTTAGAAGGCGAGGAATTACTCCAGAGGCTATCCGAAGGATGGTTATAGAAGTTGGCCCTAAACCAGTTGATGCAACCTTAAGCTGGGAAAATATTTACGCATATAATAAGAAGATTGTAGACCCAATTGCTAACCGCTACTTCTTCGTAGCGAATCCTTTGCCTTTAATTGTGAATAACGTGGCGAAACCTTATACTTCAACTCCCTCCCTTCACCCAAACCACCCTGAGAGAGGAGAAAGGATACTTCGAGTCAAACCTAAGAATGGGCAAGCTACGTTGCTTATTTCAAGTAGTGACCTTAAAATCTTGAAGTTAAACGCGGTTGTGCGGTTAATCGAGTTATTTAACGTTGAAATAACCGAGGTAAGGGAGAGCTGTATCAAATCAGCATTCCACAGCGAATCTTATTCGGACGCTAAAAAACTAGACGCGCCACTTATTCACTGGGTTCCTAGTGAAGAAAACGTTGGCGTGAGAGTCATAATGCCAACGGCTGAAGTCGTTAGCGGAGTTGGTGAGCTTGACTTGAGTAAAGTTCAAAGTGGAGCTATCATCCAGTTGGAAAGATTCGGGTTTGGTAGGGTTAATTCAGTTATAAATAACCAAGTTACTGTGTATTTTGCGCACAAGTAATACGTTGTTTGTACCTTATATCTTTGGGTTTATAAATCACCTAAGCGAAACCTTCTTAAGGGAAAATTGCTTCATACCTTCAGCCAGCATATAAAAATTGGCTTTCGGGTGAGGCCTATGCCTAAGCCTTTTTATGTAAAGTTTGAAGTTCCGAAAGAGTTGGCTGATGCGGCCTATGAAGCCCTTCAGATTGCTCGGGATACGGGCAAAATTCGGAAGGGAACAAATGAAACCACTAAGGCGATAGAGAGGGGGATCGCCAAACTCGTTATAATCGCAGAGGATGTTGAGCCCCCGGAAGTTGTAGCGCATCTTCCACTACTCTGTGAAGAGCGGAAGATTCCTTACATTTACGTTCCCAATAAGGCCCAACTTGGTTCAGCGACTGGCATTGATGTCCCTTCAGCTTCAGTTTGTATTATAGATCCGGGAAATGCTGCCGACCTCCTCAGGGAAATTATTAGCAAAGTTGAGGAGCTCAAAAAGAAGTAGTTTTGGAGGAGGAATTGTGAGCTCCCGCGAGAAAGAAGCTGCGGTGCTTACGCCTGCTAGGGTTATTCAAATTGTAGGTCGAACTGGAGCAACTGGCGAGGTAATTCAGGTTAGGGTTCGGATTGAGGAGGGGAAGGATAAGGGACGGATTCTTACAAGAAATGTGAAGGGTCCAGTTAGGCCGGATGACATTTTGATGCTTCGTGATACAGAAAGAGAAGCGCGGAAGATTAAGTAGTTGGGATTTAATCAATGCCGAAGACGTATCGATGCGCGTTTTGTGGGAAAAGTTTTCCGCAAGGAACAGGTTTAATGTATGTCAAAAATGATGGGACAATCTACTGGTTTTGTTCGAGTAAATGTCGTAAAAGCCTGTTAAAGTTAAGGCGAGATGCAAGAAAGTTTAAGTGGACCGTTTATCATGGCAGAGAAGAGAAACGTGAATAAACTTGATTGAGAGAACTTTAGTGCTTCTTAAGCCGGAGACGGTTCTTCGTGGTCTAGTGGGAGAAATTATTTCTCGAATTGAGAAGCGTGGGCTTAGCATAACGTCCTTTAAGATTGTTTCGGTGACGCGAAGGCAAGCTGAAGAACTTTACATAATGCATAGGGGGAAACCATTTTACGAATCTTTAATTGAGCACATTACCTCGGGTCCTGTAGTCGCTATGGTTGTCGAAGGTCTCGATGCTATTCGCACTATGCGCCGGATGATTGGTGCAACAAATCCCTGCGAAGCGGATCCAGGTACTATTCGTGGGGACTATGGCTTAACAATAACCAAGAATGTAATTCACGCGGCAGATAGCTTCGAGAATGCCGAGAGAGAAATCAAGATTTTCTTCAAGCCGGAGGAGATCATTTCTATTCAAAGGCATGGTTAAGCTAATTGCAATAGGGCCTTAAAACTTCTAGCTCCTCCTCCATTAATATAACAGAACTATCTCGAAAAGTTAAAGTAATCGAAGGAGGAACCTCATCTTCCACGCTAGGGAGGATCAATTGTGGAAATAAAGATCGCTGCAGAAAGTTATAATCCACTGCTTAAACGAAAGGAAATTTTTGTAACAATTTCGCACCAGTCAGCGGCAACTCCTGATAGATTCGGTATCCGTAAGCAGCTAGCTGCTCGATATAATTCAAGACTTGAGGCCACGTACATAACTAAAATGAAAACTAAGACTGGAACCAATGAAACAATTTGTGAGGCTCATATTTACGACTCTCCAGAATGGGCTGACAGAGTTGAACCAAAATATATCAAAGATCGCAATTTACCAGCTGAGGAAAGAAAGGTCTTAGCTAAAGCAAAGAAACCACTTGAAAAAGCTGAAAAAGTACCTCCCCAAGTTGCGAAACCCGCTGAGGTAAGGAAAGCGGCTGGAGAAAA
This genomic stretch from Candidatus Bathyarchaeota archaeon harbors:
- the rplM gene encoding 50S ribosomal protein L13 gives rise to the protein MSKHEENIVIFDAAGLILGRVASVAARLLQAGKTVVVINAEKSVISGRPKSVIKAAKEFLEVKGRADPRSGPFHPRRPDEIVRRTIRGMLPWDKPKGKTAYRRLRVYIGFPEELKKGRVETIQDASATKLRCPFITVGELAKELGWKPVGE
- a CDS encoding DUF4443 domain-containing protein, encoding MIGNEGPVGRIRLSEVLRLGEGTTRTLIKRLKDIGLIKISKLGIELSPSGRKILNELKSKIVQSANVSKNPLTVGTYNVGILIRDSAHKVRYGVEQRDAAIKVGAKGATVLIFKDGRLSAPAVSSDVEKDWPEVARQILKIFRPAENDVIVIGSADTEVKAEEGARAAAWILLEDY
- a CDS encoding DNA-directed RNA polymerase subunit D gives rise to the protein MEIKILEKTDTRVVFTVRGISTPFANALRRIMIAEVPTMAIDDVIVVENSSAVNDEVIAHRLGLIPLKTDLDTYLLPEECTCHSELGCNRCRVALTLEAAAGESTRTVYSGEIKSENPEVVPISDKIPIVKLAPGQRIRMELYARLGKGKTHAKWQPVSACSYKYFPAINVAVKRCDACGECVAICPKHILKIVDGKLRVENLLQCTLCGECVKRCPKKPPAIKVESEPDAFIFFVESTGALPVERIVSEAARILLTKIEEFIAQASKLGESNA
- the eno gene encoding phosphopyruvate hydratase, which codes for MKGQTNAPTVIEDVRGRIIFDSRGSETLEVDVITMGGFGRAAAPAGKSVGRFEVASYPARGINHAVRQVEEVIAPELIGMNADEQEIIDNLLHEIDGTANFSNIGGNTAYAVSLAVAEAAASSRGIPLFQHLAGVTANEFPHPLGNVLCGGKHAGRRAPDIQEFLVLPINIKSFVEAVEANIKVHSEVRRLIEKVDLSFTGGKGDEGGWAPNLDNEKALELVVKACETISDETGVEVRPALDFASSTIWDAKKERYVYSRDGIERDQGQQIDYVKYLIQKYRLSYVEDPLHEEDYVGFTQLTKEVKKCLICGDDLFTTNKERLERGIKAGAGNAIIIKPNQIGTLTDAYATVKLAKNAGYIPVLSHRSGETVGAHLSHLAIAFGCPIIKTGVVGGERLAKLNELIRIEETLGSRAKVARLEVLD
- the rpsB gene encoding 30S ribosomal protein S2, which produces MAAAATTELLLPIDTLLSAGIHIGTRIKTKDMEPFIFRVRPDGLFVLDVKKTDERIRAAAKFIARFEPPRVVVTSARLYGRVPVKKFCEITGATVILGRFMPGLFSNPSYSGYIEPQVLIVTDPKADKQAVSEASVVGVPVIALCDTDNTFADIDFAIPTNNKGRRALATVYWLLARQVLRERGELPPDGNLPVSIDDFETKLAETEEATEESQSS
- a CDS encoding 50S ribosomal protein L18e; translation: MQRVTGMPTNPELIRLIRVLKKAANKNGAAIWRDLAQRLSKARSRRVAVNLSRINRYSTSGETILVPGKVLGAGIIGHPVKVAAFQFSEQAKLKIAKAKGKCLTIEELMEKNPRGSNVKIIG
- a CDS encoding 30S ribosomal protein S9; translated protein: MPVAKRRVLLLSGKRKTAIARVVMRPGKGRVRINNIPIEVYQPEVAREKIREPLLLSGDAWKDVDIAVKVRGGGFMGQAEAARMAIARAIVEWTRSHEVKRAFTDYDRTMLAGDPRRTEPKKFGGPSARTRRQKSYR
- a CDS encoding DNA-directed RNA polymerase subunit N; its protein translation is MMVPVRCFTCGAVIGDKWEEFSRRVKNGESAGKVLDELGVKRYCCRRMLLSHVDIIDEVLKFYEEAERRKGELR